The Caloenas nicobarica isolate bCalNic1 chromosome Z, bCalNic1.hap1, whole genome shotgun sequence genome has a segment encoding these proteins:
- the LOC136002546 gene encoding protein FAM240B-like: MNSQYIRHEVRGCETSDLRNFWEKTIEEQTRYLQIEKERQRRSALTKLRNEWMERLEKRIKMLRTQPEDPSS; encoded by the exons ATGAATAGCCAGTATATACGTCATGAAGTTCGGGGATGCGAAACTAGTGACCTGAGAAACTTCTGGGAAAAGACTATTGAAGAGCAAACTCGGTATCTGCAAATTGAAAAAGAACGTCAGCGAAGAAGTGCTCTGACAAA GCTCAGAAATGAATGGATGGAGAGGCTGGAAAAACGGATAAAGATGTTGAGGACCCAACCTGAAGACCCATCTAGCTGA